The following proteins come from a genomic window of Dermacentor albipictus isolate Rhodes 1998 colony chromosome 8, USDA_Dalb.pri_finalv2, whole genome shotgun sequence:
- the LOC139048762 gene encoding zinc finger protein 436-like isoform X1 has translation MSLAEGITAKMACHAPSKVVGQVEVGMQCSLPLADKSVGCCFKAWSESRSVQTTETLEQLISTSAPRPSIPLSTAKCDNLKQGWLHRCQLCGCETDKLSHLETHANAHTGEKPFQCHSCLESFSQKAILKFHLRTHTGEKPYQCPSCCRSFSEKCSLIRHLRTHTGEKPYQCSSCSQSFSEKAKLMRHLRTHTGEKPYQCPSCSRSFSEKGKLMKHLRTHTGEKPYQCPSCSQSFSEKSNLIKHQRTHTGEKPYQCPSCSRCFSGKCSLTRHLRTHTGEKPYQCSSCSGCFSEKGKLIRHLRTHTGEKPYQCPSCSQSFSEKGKLIKHLRTHTGEKPYQCPSCSQSFSEKSNLMKHQRTHTGEKPFQCPSCLQSFSLKSAMKVHQRIHTGDRPYSCTVCSKSFTQSHHLSRHKRAHHYDIVR, from the exons ATGAGCCTAGCTGAAGGCATCACTGCCAAAATGGCATGCCACGCCCCTTCCAAGGTCGTCGGTCAGGTCGAGGTTGGCATGCAGTGCAGCTTGCCTCTGGCTGACAAGTCTGTTGGGTGCTGCTTCAAAGCATGGAGCGAGTCTAGGAGTGTGCAGACTACGGAGACTCTGGAGCAGTTAATCTCCACCTCAG CACCGAGGCCTTCTATTCCTCTGTCAACTGCCAAATGTGACAACTTGAAGCAAGGATGGCTCCACCGATGTCAATTATGTGGCTGTGAGACTGATAAACTGTCTCACCTGGAAACACATGCCAACGCCCATactggcgagaagccatttcaatgccattCATGCCTtgagagcttctcacaaaaggccATCCTGAAattccacctgcgcacccacacaggcgagaaaccATATCAGTGTCCTTCATGCTGTCGGAGCTTCTCAGAAAAATGCAGCCTTATCAGACACctacgcacccacacaggcgagaagccatatcagtgctcttcatgctctcagagcttctcagaAAAAGCCAAGCTTATGAGACACCTACGCactcacacaggtgagaagccatatcagtgcccttcatgctctcggagcttctcagaaaAGGGCAAGCTTATGAAACACCtccgcacccacacaggtgagaagccatatcagtgcccttcatgctcgcAGAGCTTCTCAGAAAAGAGCAACCTTATCAAGCACCAGCGCACCCACACAGGGGAAAAGCCATATCAGTGTCCTTCATGCTCTCGGTGCTTCTCAGGAAAGTGCAGCCTGACGagacacctgcgcacccacacaggtgaaaaGCCATATCAATGCTCTTCATGCTCAGGGTGCTTCTCAGAAAAAGGTAAGCTTATAAGACACCTGCGCactcacacaggtgagaagccatatcagtgcccttcatgctctcagagcttctcagaAAAGGGCAAGCTTATaaaacacctgcgcacccacacaggtgagaagccatatcagtgcccttcatgctcgcAGAGCTTCTCAGAAAAGAGCAACCTTATGAAGCACCAGCGCACCCACACAGgggagaagccatttcagtgcccttcatgccttcagagctTCTCGTTGAAGAGTGCCATGAAGGTACACCAGCGCATTCATACAGGTGACCGGCCATACAGCTGCACCGTCTGTTCCAAATCTTTTACGCAGTCTCATCACTTGAGCAGACATAAGAGAGCACATCATTATGATATTGTTCGGTAG